The Fructilactobacillus myrtifloralis genome contains a region encoding:
- the prmA gene encoding 50S ribosomal protein L11 methyltransferase, whose protein sequence is MSLTKVQVTTTNEAVAAVSNLLVELGAQGIQIEDQLPGDQVVVETYVDAEADVQPLLGHIQHALAQFADYGLDAGAATVTTQPVDDRWTTEWEQYYHAERITRYLTVVPNWEDYQQNQRDQQLIRLDPGMAFGTGTHPTTKLALQALEMSLRGGETLFDVGTGSGVLSIGARLLGAGAIRAFDNDPVAVASAQQNVAANPGMQDIEVATNSLLDGILGTADVIVANMLAEVLHALLPQVPSHLAETGQLILSGIYADQLAGILAQLDSLNLDVRLTLAHENWRALVVERKGQ, encoded by the coding sequence ATGAGTTTAACCAAGGTTCAAGTAACAACCACGAATGAAGCCGTCGCAGCGGTTAGTAATTTGCTAGTTGAGTTAGGTGCTCAGGGGATTCAAATTGAGGATCAATTACCGGGGGACCAAGTGGTCGTGGAGACGTATGTCGATGCAGAGGCCGACGTCCAACCGCTGCTTGGCCACATTCAGCACGCCTTAGCACAGTTTGCCGATTATGGCCTTGATGCGGGAGCCGCAACGGTCACCACGCAACCAGTCGATGATCGCTGGACAACCGAGTGGGAGCAGTATTATCATGCCGAACGGATTACCCGCTATCTAACGGTAGTCCCCAACTGGGAGGATTATCAGCAAAACCAACGTGATCAGCAGCTGATTCGGTTGGATCCCGGGATGGCCTTTGGGACGGGAACGCATCCGACGACTAAACTAGCACTCCAAGCCTTAGAAATGAGCCTGCGTGGTGGGGAAACGCTCTTTGACGTGGGAACTGGATCAGGAGTGCTCAGCATTGGCGCTCGCTTATTAGGCGCCGGCGCCATTCGCGCCTTTGATAATGATCCGGTGGCGGTCGCTTCTGCCCAACAGAATGTGGCTGCCAACCCTGGGATGCAAGACATTGAGGTAGCTACTAATAGTCTCCTTGATGGCATTTTGGGAACGGCGGATGTCATTGTTGCGAACATGTTAGCTGAAGTGCTACATGCCTTGCTCCCACAGGTGCCGAGCCATTTAGCGGAAACGGGACAGCTAATTTTATCGGGAATTTATGCGGATCAATTGGCAGGAATTCTAGCTCAACTGGACTCCTTAAATTTAGACGTTCGGTTAACGCTGGCACACGAGAACTGGCGGGCCTTGGTAGTGGAACGGAAAGGACAATAA
- a CDS encoding VOC family protein, producing MALDNYFTGIQHVGIPATDLDETVAFYEKLGFEKAGEFLYQGNRCAFMKYGNLLIETWEGDETAKVDGAINHISLNTTDAAAALQEAKQMDLNLIDTEIQTRPFWDKGIKFFNIYGPNHEKIEFCEIVK from the coding sequence ATGGCATTAGATAACTACTTTACCGGAATTCAACACGTTGGAATTCCAGCTACAGACTTAGACGAAACGGTTGCTTTTTACGAAAAATTAGGCTTTGAAAAGGCCGGTGAATTTTTATACCAAGGTAATCGGTGTGCATTTATGAAGTACGGTAACTTATTGATTGAAACGTGGGAAGGTGACGAAACCGCGAAGGTTGATGGAGCCATTAACCACATCTCATTAAACACTACGGATGCCGCTGCTGCTTTACAAGAAGCAAAGCAAATGGATTTAAACTTAATTGACACGGAAATTCAAACTCGGCCTTTCTGGGACAAGGGAATTAAGTTCTTTAACATCTATGGTCCGAACCATGAAAAAATTGAGTTCTGTGAAATTGTAAAATAA
- a CDS encoding Y-family DNA polymerase, which yields MDYQTEPHGVYLFIDNKSFYASCECVARGLNPLTAVLCVMSETASTNGGLILAASPRAKQLFGLHNVNRQYELPHDERLVLVPPRMNFYLQQNLKINRIFSEFAAEADILPYSIDESLLDVTHSWRLAGKTVREVAERIQREVHRRLGLYVTVGIGDNPVQAKLALDLYAKHDADLIGEIHYQDVPTKIWTIRDLTAVWGIGTRQAQRLHRLGINSMADLAAANPYALQQELGIIGAQLFATAWGIDRSDLHEQYRPRHRSYSNGQVLPRDYWQAAELEVVLKELAEQVAARIRAHQLQAGSVSLSLGLATASRTAGARGRLAKTRRIAATDQTMDLTATVLALFHELWQGEGIRRINLAYGDLTKATGMQLELLANNQQRVKRQQVTQVTDQIRQRFGVNAIFHPHSLCPGGTALQRAGLVGGHSGGNSYE from the coding sequence GTGGATTATCAAACAGAACCCCACGGGGTTTATCTCTTCATCGATAACAAATCTTTTTACGCTAGTTGTGAATGTGTGGCCCGGGGGTTAAACCCGTTAACCGCGGTTCTCTGCGTTATGTCAGAAACCGCTAGTACGAACGGGGGTTTAATTCTAGCGGCCTCGCCACGGGCGAAGCAGTTATTTGGGTTGCATAACGTGAACCGCCAGTACGAACTCCCCCATGACGAACGCTTAGTGTTAGTGCCACCCCGAATGAACTTTTATCTGCAGCAAAATTTAAAAATCAACCGGATTTTTAGTGAGTTTGCCGCTGAAGCAGACATCTTGCCGTATTCGATTGATGAATCGCTGTTAGACGTTACGCATTCGTGGCGGCTAGCTGGAAAAACGGTGCGTGAGGTTGCCGAACGGATTCAACGGGAAGTACACCGACGCTTAGGACTGTACGTTACGGTTGGGATTGGTGATAATCCGGTCCAGGCCAAGTTAGCGCTTGATTTATATGCGAAACATGATGCTGATTTAATTGGCGAGATTCATTATCAGGATGTGCCGACGAAGATTTGGACCATTCGGGATTTAACCGCGGTGTGGGGAATTGGAACCCGGCAGGCACAGCGACTACACCGCTTGGGTATTAATTCGATGGCGGATTTAGCTGCGGCGAATCCGTATGCATTACAACAAGAACTTGGTATCATCGGCGCCCAGTTATTTGCGACCGCCTGGGGCATTGATCGTAGTGATCTTCACGAACAATATCGGCCCCGACACCGGAGTTATAGTAACGGACAGGTGCTTCCCCGTGATTACTGGCAGGCCGCTGAGTTAGAAGTAGTTTTAAAGGAACTGGCGGAGCAAGTCGCTGCCCGAATTCGCGCTCACCAACTGCAAGCAGGCTCGGTCTCCCTTAGCCTGGGGTTAGCCACTGCAAGCCGGACGGCGGGGGCGCGGGGCCGGTTAGCTAAAACTCGGCGGATTGCTGCTACCGACCAAACGATGGACTTGACGGCGACCGTGTTAGCCCTGTTTCATGAACTCTGGCAGGGGGAGGGGATTCGCCGGATTAACCTGGCGTATGGTGATTTAACCAAGGCAACCGGAATGCAGTTAGAGCTATTAGCCAATAATCAGCAACGGGTGAAACGACAACAAGTAACGCAAGTAACCGATCAAATCCGGCAACGCTTTGGGGTCAACGCCATCTTTCACCCGCACAGCCTGTGTCCAGGTGGGACTGCGCTGCAGCGTGCTGGACTAGTTGGAGGTCACAGTGGAGGAAATAGTTATGAATAA
- a CDS encoding DUF805 domain-containing protein — protein sequence MFKAYRNFWHNIFNFSGTATLVEFWIPLIFNYLFALIAAWLIANLAGTLSGQVVSDVYLILFALAWVGQISVTMRRLHDSNHSGWWFWIQFIPVIGTLWLLILLILPGTRRSRWR from the coding sequence ATGTTTAAAGCTTATCGTAATTTTTGGCACAACATCTTTAATTTTTCTGGAACGGCAACGTTAGTTGAGTTCTGGATTCCCCTAATTTTTAACTACCTATTCGCGTTAATCGCGGCCTGGCTAATTGCCAACCTGGCAGGCACACTTTCTGGTCAAGTAGTTTCGGATGTTTATCTAATTCTGTTTGCCCTAGCCTGGGTGGGTCAGATTTCCGTTACCATGCGCCGGCTCCACGATTCCAATCACTCTGGTTGGTGGTTTTGGATTCAGTTCATTCCGGTCATCGGAACTTTATGGCTCCTCATCTTATTAATTTTACCGGGAACCCGCCGGAGTCGGTGGCGCTAA
- a CDS encoding (S)-acetoin forming diacetyl reductase has protein sequence MKKVALITGAGQGIGAAIAKRLHHDGFAVALVGRTLDKVEAVAHTIQNDHGDALAIQADVANREEVFAAVQTTYDHFGDLNVMINNAGVAPTTPILEVTPEVLAEAERINVGGTVWGIQAAATMFKRLKHAGKIINASSQAGMTGNPNLTVYGSTKFAIRGITETTAKELADDGITVNAFCPGIVETPMMNEIAKQVAEKAGKPFAWGMEQFAKDIALKRLSQPEDVAGCVSYLAGPDSDYMTGQSLLIDGGMVFN, from the coding sequence ATGAAAAAAGTTGCCTTAATTACCGGTGCTGGTCAGGGAATTGGTGCCGCCATTGCGAAGCGGTTACATCACGATGGGTTTGCAGTGGCCCTCGTCGGCCGGACGTTAGATAAGGTGGAAGCAGTAGCACATACCATTCAAAATGATCATGGAGACGCCCTGGCAATCCAAGCTGACGTGGCCAACCGGGAAGAAGTTTTCGCAGCCGTCCAAACGACCTATGACCACTTTGGTGATTTGAACGTGATGATTAATAATGCGGGGGTGGCACCCACAACGCCCATTTTAGAGGTCACCCCGGAAGTGCTAGCAGAAGCAGAACGGATTAACGTGGGTGGCACCGTGTGGGGAATTCAAGCGGCGGCGACCATGTTCAAACGGCTCAAGCACGCCGGGAAAATCATTAATGCATCTTCACAGGCTGGGATGACCGGTAATCCGAATCTAACGGTTTACGGTTCCACTAAGTTTGCGATTCGCGGGATTACGGAAACCACGGCGAAGGAGTTAGCCGATGACGGCATTACGGTAAATGCTTTTTGTCCTGGGATTGTCGAAACTCCAATGATGAATGAGATTGCCAAGCAAGTGGCGGAGAAAGCCGGCAAACCATTTGCATGGGGCATGGAACAATTTGCCAAGGACATCGCCTTGAAACGGCTCTCGCAACCAGAAGATGTGGCGGGGTGTGTTTCGTACCTTGCGGGTCCCGATTCTGATTACATGACCGGCCAATCACTCTTGATTGATGGGGGCATGGTCTTTAACTAA